The Streptomyces sp. NBC_00691 genome has a segment encoding these proteins:
- a CDS encoding FMN-binding glutamate synthase family protein: MVKILPVALAALASGLLALAVSPWWWCAAGPTLLLAAVASYDLAQRRHSILRNYPVLGHLRFAMESIRPEVQQYFVERNVDGVPFDRDTRSIVYERSKGTDGEDPFGTELELEQPGTEYLVPSMAPLPVPTAPPKVRIGGPGCDRPYDMALLNVSAMSFGALSHRAIRALNEGARRGGFAHDTGEGGISEHHLSPGGDLVWEIGTGYFGCRGEDGGFDPRQFAEKAALDQVACVLLKISQGAKPGIGGVLPGSKVGREIAAVRGVPEGRTVISPPYHRVYRTPRELVRFLHHMRELSGGKPVGFKLCVGSRREFLAVCKAMLEEDITPDFIVVDGAEGGTGAAPLEFADTVGLPLTEGLTTVHRALVGAGLRDRIRIGASGKVATGSDIVKRLIQGADYTNSARAMMFALGCIQAQRCHTNTCPVGVATQDRRRARALDVEDKARRVQRFQEATVKSALQIMAAMGVDDPSGLGPGMLLHRVGPDAVRSHAELYAPLEPGQLLSAASMPAAWAGDWNAAHPDRFTLS; this comes from the coding sequence ATGGTGAAGATTCTTCCCGTGGCACTCGCCGCGCTCGCCTCCGGCCTGCTGGCCCTCGCCGTGTCCCCCTGGTGGTGGTGCGCGGCCGGCCCCACCCTGCTGCTCGCGGCGGTCGCCTCGTACGACCTCGCGCAGCGGCGTCACTCGATCCTGCGCAACTACCCGGTCCTGGGACACCTGCGGTTCGCGATGGAGTCGATCCGTCCCGAAGTGCAGCAGTACTTCGTCGAACGGAACGTCGACGGCGTGCCCTTCGATCGCGACACCCGCTCGATCGTGTACGAACGCTCCAAGGGGACGGACGGCGAGGACCCCTTCGGAACCGAGCTGGAGCTGGAACAACCCGGCACCGAGTACCTCGTCCCCTCCATGGCCCCGCTCCCTGTGCCGACCGCGCCGCCGAAGGTCCGGATCGGGGGCCCCGGGTGCGACCGGCCCTACGACATGGCCCTGCTCAACGTGTCGGCGATGAGCTTCGGTGCCCTCTCCCACCGGGCGATACGCGCCCTGAACGAGGGGGCCCGGCGCGGCGGCTTCGCGCACGACACCGGCGAGGGCGGGATATCGGAGCACCACCTCTCCCCCGGCGGGGACCTCGTCTGGGAGATCGGCACGGGATACTTCGGCTGCCGCGGCGAGGACGGCGGCTTCGACCCGCGCCAGTTCGCGGAGAAGGCCGCACTCGACCAGGTCGCCTGCGTCCTGCTGAAGATCAGCCAGGGCGCCAAGCCCGGCATCGGAGGCGTCCTGCCCGGCTCCAAGGTCGGCCGGGAGATCGCCGCTGTCCGGGGTGTCCCCGAGGGCCGCACCGTGATCTCGCCGCCGTACCACCGCGTCTACCGGACTCCCCGGGAACTGGTGCGGTTCCTCCACCACATGCGGGAACTCTCCGGGGGCAAACCGGTGGGCTTCAAGCTGTGCGTGGGATCGCGCCGCGAATTCCTCGCCGTCTGCAAGGCGATGCTGGAGGAGGACATCACGCCCGACTTCATCGTCGTCGACGGGGCGGAGGGCGGCACCGGGGCCGCGCCGCTGGAGTTCGCGGACACCGTCGGCCTTCCCCTCACCGAAGGCCTGACGACGGTCCATCGCGCGCTCGTCGGCGCGGGCCTGCGCGACCGGATACGGATCGGCGCCTCCGGCAAGGTGGCCACCGGAAGCGACATCGTCAAGCGGCTGATCCAGGGCGCCGACTACACGAACTCGGCCCGGGCCATGATGTTCGCGCTCGGGTGCATCCAGGCACAGCGCTGCCACACCAACACCTGTCCCGTCGGGGTCGCCACCCAGGACCGCAGGCGCGCCCGGGCCCTCGACGTCGAGGACAAGGCACGGCGCGTCCAGCGCTTCCAGGAGGCGACGGTCAAGAGCGCCCTGCAGATCATGGCGGCCATGGGCGTCGACGATCCGAGCGGACTCGGGCCCGGGATGCTCCTGCACCGGGTGGGACCGGACGCCGTCCGGTCCCATGCGGAGCTGTACGCGCCCCTCGAACCGGGGCAGCTCCTCTCGGCCGCATCGATGCCGGCCGCGTGGGCAGGCGACTGGAACGCGGCTCATCCTGACCGGTTCACGCTCTCGTGA
- a CDS encoding peptidylprolyl isomerase, whose translation MRRALISAFAAAALVVTGGSVATASDSAPPRTTHGPCQYSQTPDEPPARRVPLPPDPRRTPDRGTVDLAVPTSQGPLPLRLDRAKAPCTVQSFLHLARHGFYDRTVCHRLTAYPTLKVLQCGDPTGTGEGGPGYKYKDELPVDLPPAATDPTGTRRLYGRGLLAMANAGPNTNGSQFFVVYGDSALRPNYTVFGTVGPAGLVTLDKVAAGGIEPTAEDPAPVDGTPALRTELLHVRLSCRH comes from the coding sequence ATGAGACGAGCACTGATCAGTGCATTCGCGGCCGCGGCGTTGGTGGTGACCGGCGGGAGCGTCGCCACCGCTTCCGACAGTGCTCCGCCGCGCACCACGCACGGTCCTTGCCAGTACAGCCAGACCCCGGACGAGCCGCCGGCGCGCCGTGTCCCGCTGCCGCCCGACCCACGGCGCACCCCTGATCGCGGCACGGTCGACCTGGCTGTTCCGACCAGCCAGGGCCCGCTTCCGCTGCGCTTGGACCGGGCCAAGGCGCCGTGCACGGTCCAGAGTTTCCTGCACCTGGCACGGCACGGTTTCTACGACCGTACGGTGTGTCACCGCCTGACGGCGTACCCGACGCTGAAGGTCCTGCAGTGCGGCGACCCGACCGGCACCGGTGAGGGCGGGCCCGGGTACAAGTACAAGGACGAACTCCCGGTGGACCTGCCGCCCGCGGCCACGGATCCCACGGGCACGCGCCGGCTCTACGGACGCGGCCTGCTGGCGATGGCCAACGCCGGCCCGAACACGAACGGCTCACAGTTCTTCGTCGTCTACGGCGACTCCGCGCTGCGACCGAACTACACGGTGTTCGGCACGGTCGGCCCCGCCGGTCTGGTGACGCTCGACAAGGTCGCCGCCGGAGGCATCGAGCCGACGGCGGAGGACCCGGCACCGGTCGACGGCACCCCCGCACTGCGGACGGAGCTGCTGCACGTCCGGCTGTCCTGTCGGCACTGA
- a CDS encoding SMI1/KNR4 family protein: MHPDVEQLTRLVPPPAERRPRAWPEVEARLGSALPEDFKDLVDAYGGGVFDETIWILEPDCADPDYDLLAMKGERAEVLARLWEIGPEPRPEQLEDDGAGLLPFAYIEGTGAYLYWLTGENVRPEDWTVLANAGRGPEWEHHPVPSARFILSVLTGEIHSDILDNLPADDHTFDPNDEILGG, from the coding sequence ATGCACCCTGACGTGGAACAGCTCACCCGCCTCGTCCCCCCGCCGGCGGAGCGCCGGCCGAGGGCCTGGCCCGAGGTCGAGGCCCGCCTGGGCAGCGCCCTGCCGGAGGACTTCAAGGACCTCGTCGACGCCTACGGCGGGGGCGTCTTCGACGAGACGATCTGGATCCTGGAGCCCGACTGCGCCGACCCCGACTACGACCTCCTGGCCATGAAGGGGGAGCGCGCCGAGGTACTGGCCCGGCTGTGGGAGATCGGCCCCGAGCCCCGTCCCGAGCAGCTGGAGGACGACGGCGCGGGGCTGCTCCCCTTCGCGTACATCGAGGGGACGGGCGCCTACCTCTACTGGCTCACCGGCGAGAACGTGCGCCCCGAGGACTGGACCGTCCTGGCGAACGCGGGCCGCGGACCGGAGTGGGAGCACCACCCGGTGCCGAGTGCCCGGTTCATCCTCTCCGTGCTCACCGGAGAGATCCACTCCGACATCCTCGACAACCTGCCGGCCGACGACCACACCTTCGACCCGAACGACGAGATCCTGGGCGGCTGA
- a CDS encoding DUF6531 domain-containing protein has product MAVTVPDWADTLLDLVGVNWPNVDEDAYRDMADALREFADDLADDGQLANNHMERLLSSGHGEAMDALNEHWTQVKGKHLKDMVSAARTIAEALDLAAGAIEAMKWKAVAELGVLAGQTGLAMALIPVTGGLSALLGAGAIAFTKKQLLKLITQAMEEAVGHIVSVMTEPVVAALENMAADLVVQVSMDALGVQNGVDLDQTKQAGKDGFGQGVQGAKEGLTLASAGGGGGGGGGKGKGFHIEHDEHDQAGTRLNGVSVGIHGRTAGKLTRAKGHQGRNKGRDDIADALDPVIEKAMGALVKSAKTMGDHIGETLPKAVTQISKDHKNNDDNTRDRIARQRKGDHDEGGGGGKPGSGDRRRDDDVRTRPNALRNARGDAQRNSIPLDRTHCEGDPIDVATGEMILAQTDLDLPGVLPLTLRRVHLSQYRYGQWFGRSWASTLDERLEVDPTGGGLIWAREDGSLLVYPRVPAAGDDPVLPVEGPRLALSHSEEADARTTYRVTDPDTGLSRYFTGDPYAASTAYWLTEVEDRHGNGVTFARRPDGSPSVIAHDGGYQAQLATDGSRITELSLRTPTGPVTVLSYGYDEHGNLSRVTNSSGLPSLFAYDGDARITSWTDRNDSTFRYVYDSAGRVAETVGPDGIMSATLSYDHADESHRTTRYTDSTGATTAFRFDARYRLVAWTDALGHTSTSSYDEHDRVVSAGDPLGATVRITYDDKGRPTSVLRPDGRITSVSYNELGLPATVTEPNGATWHHRYDEHGNRTMLTDPAGARTTYTSNGRGATTSVTDPVGNTVTIERDRAGLATALTDPTGAVTRCAYDAFGRPAEVTDPLGGGTRLTWSVEGALTSRTSSAGTAEQWAYDGEGNCLRYTDPSGRTTAYAYTHFDLPTEIRNPDGTRIGFRHDSERRLVATTDARGLTWGYAYDATGRLIAETDYDGSTTSYAYDAAGMLTGRTNALGQTTGYRYDSVGNLVEKDIAGHLVHYAHDADGRLLRAESPESVLEYAYDAVGRVVAETVDGRTVATTCDAAGRRLTRTTPSGTVTRQSYGEAGHRDALTVAGRTLRFTYDAVGREITRTLEDVFRLAHTWNPVGRLEAQVLAPSAPATEDGATAADRRRERRYSWDQDGRLLAVTGSRATRRAFSLDGTGRVTAAEGPGWQENYAYDEAGNQHHASWPATMPGAEATGGRRYEGSRLVGAGAVRYEYDAQGRVVLRQKTRLSRKPDTWRYAWDAEDRLTGVTTPDGTRWRYRYDPLGRRVAKERLAADGTSVVEETLFSWDGSTLVEQTTRGRDTAEAVHLTWEHDGYRPLLQVESKSAAEAPQDIVDQRFFAIVTDLVGTPTEMVDENGHIAWHSRSTVWGVTVWNRDASSYTPLRFPGQYYDPETGLHHNYFRHYDPETARYLTLDPLGLDPGPNPFAYVDNPFTLQDPLGLTPCDENDPTWGGRVRFSTGPGGRSGTMRARIEPGMTGGKTKPPTNVVGYQKYKGWNKTHLLGAQIGGSNKDTRNFVAMHRNANSPVMKAIEDQIRHAVDKNNETINYTVTPIYRTNDPTDLVPIGLSIHATGNKGFQFTPYEGASPTNHITILNVPKP; this is encoded by the coding sequence ATGGCTGTGACGGTGCCGGACTGGGCGGACACGCTGCTGGATCTGGTGGGGGTGAACTGGCCCAACGTCGACGAGGACGCGTACCGCGACATGGCGGACGCGCTGCGGGAGTTCGCGGACGACCTCGCCGACGACGGCCAGCTCGCCAACAACCACATGGAGCGTCTGCTGTCGTCGGGGCACGGCGAGGCGATGGACGCGCTCAACGAGCACTGGACCCAGGTCAAGGGCAAGCACCTCAAGGACATGGTCTCCGCTGCCCGCACGATCGCGGAGGCACTGGACCTCGCGGCGGGCGCGATCGAGGCCATGAAGTGGAAGGCCGTCGCGGAACTCGGGGTCCTGGCCGGGCAGACCGGACTCGCCATGGCGCTCATCCCGGTGACCGGTGGGCTGTCCGCGCTGCTCGGCGCGGGAGCGATCGCGTTCACGAAGAAGCAACTGCTGAAGCTGATCACACAGGCGATGGAGGAGGCCGTCGGCCACATCGTCTCCGTCATGACCGAGCCGGTCGTGGCCGCGTTGGAGAACATGGCGGCGGACCTGGTCGTCCAGGTGAGCATGGACGCGCTGGGCGTTCAGAACGGTGTCGACCTCGACCAGACGAAGCAGGCCGGCAAGGACGGCTTCGGCCAGGGGGTGCAGGGCGCCAAGGAGGGCCTGACGCTCGCCTCCGCCGGGGGCGGTGGCGGTGGCGGTGGCGGCAAGGGCAAGGGCTTCCACATCGAGCACGACGAACACGACCAGGCCGGCACGAGGCTGAACGGTGTCAGCGTCGGCATCCACGGCAGGACCGCCGGAAAGCTGACCAGAGCCAAGGGGCATCAGGGCCGCAACAAGGGCCGGGACGACATCGCCGACGCGCTGGACCCGGTCATCGAGAAGGCCATGGGCGCACTGGTGAAGTCCGCCAAGACCATGGGCGACCACATCGGCGAGACACTCCCCAAGGCCGTCACACAGATCTCCAAGGACCACAAGAACAACGACGACAACACCCGCGACCGCATCGCCCGTCAGCGCAAGGGCGACCACGACGAAGGCGGCGGGGGCGGCAAGCCGGGCTCCGGCGACCGACGTCGCGACGACGACGTCCGAACCCGGCCCAACGCCCTGCGCAACGCCCGCGGGGACGCACAGCGCAACAGCATCCCGCTGGACAGGACGCACTGCGAGGGTGACCCCATCGACGTGGCGACGGGAGAGATGATCCTGGCGCAGACCGACCTCGACCTGCCGGGTGTGCTTCCCCTGACCCTGCGCCGTGTCCACCTCTCGCAGTACCGCTACGGTCAGTGGTTCGGCCGCAGCTGGGCGTCCACCCTGGACGAGCGGCTGGAGGTCGATCCGACAGGGGGCGGGCTCATATGGGCCCGGGAGGACGGCAGCCTCCTGGTCTACCCCCGGGTTCCCGCCGCCGGCGACGATCCGGTCCTGCCCGTCGAGGGCCCGCGTCTGGCGCTGTCGCACAGCGAGGAAGCGGACGCCCGGACGACGTACCGCGTCACCGATCCCGACACCGGGCTCTCCCGGTACTTCACCGGCGATCCCTACGCGGCCTCCACCGCGTACTGGCTGACGGAGGTGGAAGACCGCCACGGCAACGGCGTCACCTTCGCCCGCCGCCCGGACGGCTCGCCGAGCGTCATCGCCCACGACGGCGGCTACCAGGCCCAGTTGGCCACCGACGGCAGCCGGATCACGGAGCTGTCCCTCCGCACCCCGACGGGTCCCGTCACTGTGCTGTCCTACGGCTACGACGAGCACGGCAACCTCTCCCGGGTCACCAACTCCTCCGGACTGCCGTCCCTGTTCGCGTATGACGGAGACGCCCGGATCACCTCGTGGACGGACCGCAACGACAGCACGTTCCGCTACGTGTACGACTCCGCGGGCCGCGTAGCCGAGACGGTCGGCCCCGACGGCATCATGTCCGCCACGCTGTCGTACGACCACGCCGACGAGTCCCACAGGACCACCCGTTACACCGACTCCACCGGGGCGACCACCGCGTTCCGGTTCGACGCCCGTTACCGCCTCGTCGCGTGGACGGACGCCCTCGGCCACACCAGCACCAGCTCGTACGACGAACACGACCGCGTCGTCTCCGCCGGCGACCCGCTCGGGGCGACCGTGCGCATCACGTACGACGACAAGGGACGCCCCACGAGCGTCCTGCGGCCCGACGGGCGGATCACCAGCGTCTCGTACAACGAACTCGGCCTGCCCGCCACCGTGACCGAGCCGAACGGCGCGACCTGGCACCACCGGTACGACGAGCACGGGAACCGCACCATGCTCACCGACCCCGCGGGCGCCCGCACCACCTACACCTCCAACGGACGGGGCGCCACCACCTCCGTCACCGATCCTGTCGGCAACACGGTGACCATCGAGCGCGACCGGGCCGGACTGGCCACCGCTCTGACGGACCCCACCGGAGCAGTCACCCGGTGCGCCTACGACGCGTTCGGCCGGCCGGCAGAGGTCACCGACCCGCTCGGCGGAGGCACGCGGCTGACCTGGTCCGTCGAAGGCGCTCTGACCTCGCGCACCTCCTCCGCAGGCACCGCCGAGCAGTGGGCGTACGACGGTGAGGGCAACTGCCTCCGGTACACGGACCCGTCGGGCCGGACCACCGCGTACGCGTACACCCACTTCGACCTGCCGACCGAGATCAGGAACCCGGACGGCACGCGAATCGGCTTCCGTCACGACTCGGAGCGGCGGCTCGTCGCGACCACCGACGCCCGTGGGCTGACCTGGGGCTATGCCTACGACGCGACCGGCCGGCTGATCGCCGAGACCGACTACGACGGCAGCACCACCTCGTACGCCTACGACGCGGCGGGCATGCTCACCGGCCGCACCAACGCGCTGGGGCAGACCACCGGCTACCGCTACGACAGCGTCGGAAACCTCGTCGAGAAGGACATCGCCGGTCACCTCGTCCACTACGCGCACGACGCCGACGGACGCCTCCTGCGGGCCGAGTCACCCGAGTCCGTCCTGGAGTACGCCTACGACGCGGTCGGCCGCGTCGTCGCCGAGACCGTCGACGGCCGGACCGTGGCCACCACCTGCGACGCCGCCGGCCGCCGGCTCACCCGCACCACGCCGTCCGGGACCGTGACCCGGCAGTCCTACGGCGAGGCCGGCCACCGCGACGCCCTCACCGTCGCCGGACGGACCCTGCGGTTCACCTACGACGCCGTCGGCCGCGAGATCACCCGGACCCTCGAGGACGTCTTCCGCCTCGCCCACACCTGGAACCCCGTCGGCCGGCTGGAGGCCCAGGTCCTCGCCCCGTCCGCCCCCGCGACCGAGGACGGCGCCACCGCGGCCGACCGCCGCAGGGAGCGTCGCTACAGCTGGGACCAGGACGGGCGACTGCTCGCCGTCACCGGCTCCCGGGCCACACGACGCGCCTTCTCCCTCGACGGCACCGGGCGCGTCACCGCCGCCGAGGGGCCCGGATGGCAGGAGAACTACGCGTACGACGAGGCGGGCAACCAGCACCACGCCTCCTGGCCCGCCACCATGCCCGGGGCGGAGGCCACCGGCGGCCGGCGGTACGAGGGCAGCCGACTCGTCGGCGCGGGGGCCGTGCGCTACGAGTACGACGCCCAGGGCCGCGTGGTGCTGCGTCAGAAGACCCGGCTGTCCCGCAAGCCGGACACCTGGCGTTACGCCTGGGACGCGGAGGACCGCCTCACGGGCGTCACCACCCCCGACGGGACCCGCTGGCGCTACCGGTACGACCCGCTCGGCCGCCGCGTGGCGAAGGAGCGGCTGGCAGCCGACGGCACGTCCGTCGTCGAGGAGACGTTGTTCTCCTGGGACGGCAGCACCCTGGTCGAGCAGACCACGCGGGGCCGGGACACCGCCGAAGCGGTCCATCTTACCTGGGAGCACGACGGCTACCGGCCGCTGCTCCAGGTCGAGAGCAAGTCGGCCGCCGAAGCCCCGCAGGACATCGTCGACCAGCGCTTCTTCGCCATCGTGACGGATCTCGTCGGCACGCCGACCGAGATGGTCGACGAGAACGGGCACATCGCCTGGCACAGCCGCAGCACCGTCTGGGGCGTCACCGTGTGGAACCGGGACGCCTCCTCGTACACACCACTGCGCTTCCCCGGCCAGTACTACGACCCGGAGACCGGACTCCACCACAACTACTTCCGCCACTACGACCCGGAGACCGCGCGCTACCTCACGCTCGACCCGCTCGGACTCGACCCCGGCCCCAACCCGTTCGCCTACGTCGACAACCCCTTCACCCTCCAGGATCCGCTCGGCCTGACCCCGTGCGACGAGAACGACCCCACCTGGGGCGGCCGCGTCCGGTTCAGCACCGGACCGGGCGGCCGGTCCGGCACCATGCGCGCGAGGATCGAACCGGGAATGACGGGCGGCAAGACCAAGCCGCCGACGAACGTCGTCGGTTACCAGAAGTACAAGGGCTGGAACAAGACCCACCTGCTCGGCGCCCAGATCGGCGGCTCCAACAAGGACACCCGCAACTTCGTGGCCATGCACCGGAACGCCAACAGCCCGGTCATGAAGGCGATCGAGGACCAGATCCGGCACGCCGTGGACAAGAACAACGAGACGATCAACTACACAGTGACCCCGATCTACCGGACCAACGACCCGACGGACCTGGTCCCGATCGGCCTGTCGATCCACGCCACCGGAAACAAGGGGTTCCAGTTCACCCCCTACGAAGGCGCGTCCCCGACCAACCACATCACTATCCTGAACGTCCCCAAGCCCTGA
- a CDS encoding peptidoglycan-binding domain-containing protein: MRRRFPALVAAVITAMVAVLLGPNSASAATWPVIANGDSGAQVTTIQHLLNHRGYAIAADGRFGPATETKVSAFQSANGLTADGSVGPLTWPKLVATVQSGSTGNAARAAQTQLNRYGYGLVVDGAFGTASTNAAKDFQSKHGLTADGIVGPNTWNALVGGSGSGGGGTGRAQLAASIDANSRISLLTYHVSGVVDADSTAQANITDTKNGTTAETSNYGDVGEREVWLSTAMLNGMLKLATERGYTFLVTEIAGGDHSSNSNHYRGIAFDADNMSVSNATFVSACRAYGATEALDEGNHVHCAWQ, translated from the coding sequence ATGCGCAGACGCTTCCCGGCGCTGGTCGCCGCGGTCATCACCGCGATGGTGGCCGTCCTGCTCGGGCCGAACTCCGCCTCGGCCGCCACCTGGCCCGTCATCGCCAACGGCGACAGCGGGGCCCAGGTGACGACGATCCAGCACCTGCTCAACCACCGCGGGTACGCGATCGCGGCCGACGGCCGGTTCGGTCCCGCGACCGAGACGAAGGTCTCGGCGTTCCAGAGCGCCAACGGGCTCACGGCCGATGGCTCGGTGGGTCCGCTGACCTGGCCCAAGCTGGTCGCCACGGTGCAGAGCGGCAGCACCGGCAACGCTGCCAGAGCGGCCCAGACCCAGCTGAACCGTTACGGGTACGGCCTCGTCGTCGACGGTGCCTTCGGCACCGCGTCCACCAACGCCGCCAAGGACTTCCAGTCCAAGCACGGCCTGACGGCGGACGGCATCGTGGGCCCGAACACCTGGAACGCCCTGGTCGGCGGCTCCGGCAGCGGCGGGGGCGGCACCGGCCGCGCCCAGCTCGCAGCGTCGATCGACGCCAACTCCCGTATCTCCCTGCTCACCTATCACGTGAGCGGGGTCGTCGACGCCGACTCCACGGCCCAGGCGAACATCACCGACACAAAGAACGGCACCACCGCCGAGACCAGCAACTACGGCGACGTCGGCGAGCGCGAGGTGTGGCTCTCCACGGCCATGCTCAACGGCATGCTGAAGCTGGCCACGGAGCGGGGCTACACCTTCCTGGTCACCGAGATCGCGGGCGGCGACCACTCGTCGAACTCGAACCACTACAGGGGCATCGCGTTCGACGCGGACAACATGTCCGTCAGCAACGCCACCTTCGTCAGCGCCTGCCGCGCGTACGGCGCGACGGAAGCCCTGGACGAGGGCAACCACGTCCACTGCGCCTGGCAGTAG
- a CDS encoding penicillin-insensitive murein endopeptidase gives MLRSSGLRKRSARIALFLALTTALFVQTGTPAQAFAGAAYHLQSSGNRGSDVVALQYLLGAHGQSVAADGVFGSGTATAVKAFQSSQGLTADGIVGPNTWGKLVATVRQGDKGSAVKAVQHLLNAKRSAGLTVDGDFGPGTATAVKNFQSHAGLSADGVVGPDTWRNLVWHYELVNFTNICDQNPDGNATANWATAAAVGQLEAAAASFASTGQGKLPMGDAGFEHGGDIPGHASHEVGLDIDIWPIRTDSAQCSAGRITWQSGTYDRAATRQLVQAIRAAAPGHIEVVYFNDPTLISEGLTTQYPNHDNHLHVRYR, from the coding sequence ATGCTCCGATCATCCGGTCTGCGCAAGCGGAGCGCACGGATCGCCCTGTTCCTCGCCCTGACCACGGCCCTGTTCGTCCAGACGGGCACCCCGGCCCAGGCGTTCGCGGGAGCGGCGTACCACCTGCAGAGCTCGGGCAACCGAGGCAGCGACGTCGTCGCCCTCCAGTACCTGCTGGGCGCGCACGGCCAGTCCGTGGCCGCCGACGGGGTCTTCGGCTCCGGCACGGCGACCGCCGTCAAGGCCTTCCAGAGCTCCCAGGGCCTGACGGCGGACGGCATCGTCGGCCCGAACACCTGGGGCAAGCTCGTCGCCACGGTGCGCCAGGGTGACAAGGGATCGGCCGTGAAGGCCGTGCAGCACCTGCTCAACGCCAAGCGTTCGGCGGGCCTCACGGTCGACGGCGACTTCGGCCCGGGGACCGCCACCGCGGTGAAGAACTTCCAGAGCCACGCGGGCCTCTCCGCCGACGGGGTCGTCGGCCCCGACACCTGGCGCAACCTGGTCTGGCACTACGAGCTGGTGAACTTCACCAACATCTGCGACCAGAACCCGGACGGCAACGCGACCGCGAACTGGGCCACCGCCGCGGCCGTCGGCCAGCTGGAGGCCGCAGCCGCGTCGTTCGCCTCGACCGGCCAGGGCAAGCTGCCGATGGGCGACGCGGGCTTCGAACACGGCGGCGACATCCCGGGCCACGCCAGCCACGAGGTCGGGCTCGACATCGACATCTGGCCGATCCGCACCGATTCCGCGCAGTGCTCGGCGGGCCGGATCACCTGGCAGTCCGGCACCTACGACCGGGCGGCGACCCGCCAGCTCGTGCAGGCGATCCGCGCGGCGGCCCCCGGGCACATCGAGGTCGTCTACTTCAACGACCCGACGCTGATCTCCGAGGGCCTGACCACGCAGTACCCGAACCACGACAACCACCTGCACGTCCGCTACCGCTGA
- a CDS encoding peptidoglycan recognition protein family protein codes for MSDLPMPRPRRRALLSGAFALGAGAVLGTALPGTARAAAGTALAGPVISGCVAWSAREPSTPVKLLATGPQKIIVHHTATPNSTDYSQAHAFDLSRSIQADHMDARGWIDSGQHFTISRGGWITEGRHSSVAALAAGTQQVESAHCTSQNTVAVGIENEGTYTSVDPRSAQYAKLVDLCAYICSQYGLRAYQIFGHRDFNNTECPGDRLYALLPQLRADVAARIGGSPAWGGWPVARLGDSGERVRSLQYLLDSRGATVVADGSFGPATESAVRAFQSTNRAGVDGVAGNQTWHQLANPLARGAQGDAVKALQGQLNARGQTLVVDGGFGPGTEAGVRAFQTSASLSADGVADARTWSRLLG; via the coding sequence ATGAGCGACCTGCCGATGCCGCGTCCGCGACGCCGCGCGCTGCTGTCCGGGGCCTTCGCCCTCGGTGCCGGAGCGGTCCTGGGGACCGCGCTGCCGGGGACCGCGCGCGCCGCCGCGGGCACCGCGCTCGCCGGACCGGTGATCTCCGGGTGCGTGGCCTGGAGCGCCCGCGAGCCGAGCACCCCGGTGAAGCTGCTGGCCACCGGACCGCAGAAGATCATCGTCCATCACACGGCGACCCCGAACAGCACCGACTACTCGCAGGCGCACGCCTTCGATCTGTCCCGGTCGATCCAGGCCGACCACATGGACGCGCGGGGCTGGATCGACTCGGGCCAGCACTTCACGATCAGCCGCGGCGGCTGGATCACCGAGGGCAGGCACTCCAGCGTCGCCGCGCTGGCCGCCGGTACCCAGCAGGTCGAGTCGGCGCACTGCACCAGCCAGAACACCGTCGCCGTCGGCATCGAGAACGAGGGCACGTACACGTCGGTGGACCCGCGGTCGGCGCAGTACGCGAAGCTGGTCGACCTCTGCGCGTACATCTGCTCCCAGTACGGGCTGCGCGCCTACCAGATCTTCGGGCACCGGGACTTCAACAACACCGAGTGCCCCGGCGACCGGCTGTACGCGCTGCTGCCGCAGCTCAGGGCCGACGTCGCCGCCCGGATCGGCGGCAGCCCGGCGTGGGGCGGCTGGCCGGTGGCGCGGCTCGGTGACTCGGGCGAGCGCGTCAGGTCGCTGCAGTACCTGCTCGACTCCCGGGGTGCCACGGTCGTGGCCGACGGCTCCTTCGGGCCGGCGACCGAGAGCGCGGTGCGTGCCTTCCAGTCGACCAACCGGGCCGGGGTCGACGGCGTGGCCGGAAACCAGACCTGGCACCAGCTCGCCAACCCGCTCGCGCGTGGAGCGCAGGGCGACGCGGTGAAGGCGCTGCAGGGCCAGCTCAACGCGCGCGGTCAGACGCTGGTCGTCGACGGCGGCTTCGGCCCGGGCACCGAGGCGGGAGTGCGGGCGTTCCAGACCTCGGCGAGCCTGTCGGCCGACGGCGTGGCGGACGCCCGCACCTGGAGCCGGCTGCTGGGCTGA